ttagtgtgCACGccctatgtgcaatttacatatttcatgaaaagggtcTATTCACCCTTCCCTTAAAGAGATATTTTCaccaaagaaaataaaacaatctgaaaTCTTCAAATATGTAGATTGACCCAAATGAAAACAGTTACAACCAACCCACAATCTactttatgctaacaatgaaCTTGTGAAACTCAGTAAAACAAGGACAAGACAATTTCAAATCACGATTACACTGTGTCAGTCATAGAAGTTAGATTTTTGTGCTCACATGATAAAACATCTAAAACTTTGAGTCAGAGGATAGCAATTTTCATACTGTAACATttaaatgaatacaaatttgttgGTCTTTATCTTTTGACAAGAGCATGATTTGAGCAGTCTGGCTAAAAAGTTACTCTCTGAATTTGTTGTCtgtcttaaaacaaaaacaaactcatCACTAAAAAGAAGGTGGAAACCTAAATAGAAATATCAAAGGTTTTCTACAAccccaaaatgaaaattgtaGGCTTAATTTGTTGGTGCAGAGAAATCCAAAAGTATGAAGAAAACCTTTAGAAATTCGCTATAAAAACCAATattgcattaaaacaaaaaatttaaaagaaaaacaaaaggaagAAATAATATAGAATTagtcatttttaaaacaacactGTAATGTTATACTGAGCCCTTTGAAGCACAGCTAAATAAATCGTTATggcaaattaaataaatacataaactgGCAATGGTAGGGCGGCCCAAACCATTTAATTCAAACCTACAACTTGAGCACTATACAACTCTGCTGGTTCCATGATCTTACATAGCAAATCATGAAACTAAAACTTGCAAATCACCATTTTCCCCTTctctattatttttttatataacttcAAACCATTTTTTCCTCACTGCTCAAACGGTTACTAACAAGCTTAATTTCCCTCTCTTTGATTATGTGCATTCATGCATTTCCAACACAAATGTTAAAACAGTCAGCATGCAAATAATCATCGGCTCCTTTTGCTTTGGAGCTATCATTTTTTGCCGACGCACAAATATATGGATGAAATATCAATACTAAAACAGAACCACTCAAACACAATATGCTTTGTGAGTACAAGTATGTAAATTAACAGCAAAAGTATCACTGCAGTTTGCAAACTCTGCTGAAATTCCTACAGAAAATTCCTGTTTCTTTTCAAACTAACCATCTAAAGTAAACCTTGTTGGTTCTAATAGAAAAGCAGTTAAGCACCTATCTTTTGCTAAATCTGGGGTTTCTCCCTGAATTTTGCAAGGGTGACTAAtcccattccccccccccaaaagggAAAGATTTTACACTCTGCGTCTCAGCAATCCAATTCACTGACTGAGTGGAAAATTATAGAGTACCTTCTTTCAAAGGAGAATCTTGGGTTCAtacaatactttttttaatttttttagtttttttatgaaGAAACATTCAACTACCAAAGTGTACGTGTAATTTAAAATCACACAGTATTTTGatttcatacaaaataatacaaagttgCACTGTATATAGGGAGTACGTcaagtttgttttcaattaCTAATCATCAAAATGTGTTAAAATCAAGCATACGGTTTTTGGCCCTGTACTGTATACTGTTTCAGACAAGTTATGATCATTGTGAGTTTTCTCTGTCAAATACTTGAGAAGGCTAACTAATCTGTCACATCAAAACTGTTAATAGACTGGTGCCTGTAATGCAAACCTGACTTAATATCGTTTGCTGCTACATGTTTGTCATCTGGGAATAGGACAAAATGGTGGTCTCTGTAAGGTTCAAGAGTCAGGTAGGAAGATACAGAATCTTCCACTAAACATTTAGGGGTTGTACCCAGATCACGTCTCCTTCTCTGATGGTAAAGTTTAAAGCATCAGCTCTACCTAAAAATATGTTACTAAAATACACAAACTTTTTTCACAAACTTCAGTCTATATATTTTTCACTCATGAGATCCAAAAATACATTGTAGAACttcacaaagaaaaaagaaaaacaaaacatggtgCAAAAAACTCCACGTCGTAAAAGGGAAACTAAAGAACCCTGATCAACTTTGACAATATCTATGAATAAAATTATGTTGTCTACAAAGAGGGAGTTAGAGAGAGGCAAGGGTACTTGCGAGGTTGACTGTGGCTACCGTCCACCGTCGTCAGAGTTGGTGAGCGATTCTGCGATATCGTTGGAGCCATTCTTCCAGCATTTGACCAATCAGCACGGGTCGTCGTTTGTGGTGGACCTGCTGGGCAACAAACACTCCCCCCGCTGTGTAGCAGCCGTCGAACCACTCGTTTAGAAGCCGTTCTTCTGAACCGAGCtgaagtaaataaaaataacacattttaaGTTAGGGTATGATTCAAGCGATTaccaaaaacaattgttaaaacCTTTCTGTGTATAAGTTGGTACTGATACGGACTGACAAAATTATACCATGCCAATGTATGGCAGAGGGTGTGTGTTCCTCATCCACACCCCTCCAAATGTTTCCACAACaagggtacccccccccctaaaatcCTCTTCAGATATCCAGAAATCAAcgtgaaaaaaaaggagaaaaaaaaagaggggtttgcggtagcaccatctgtaactcttttgagtagtgttggttctgagaagaactagTGGTTGACAAACTCAACGTTCTGATCAGCTTcataacagatttacaaatggtgctaccgcaaacctcacctgattatattctcaccatgcaaagtttcaaatcctacacaaCAACAACCAATAAGAATTTACAACGGTTGGAGCCAACTTACCTCAAGAGGTGTGATAAAGTGAATTGGAAGCAACTTCCCTTCAAAGTCTGTCAGCGGAAGGTAAACAGTCTGCGTCTCGTCGTCTGTGTTCAGGTTGGCTCCAGCCCCCTGGTTTTCGTCTGACTCTGTTTCCATGGGAACCAGGGCTGAGAAATGCCCCCGGGTGTAGCCAAGGGTAATTGGGCTCTTCCAACAAAAGCTGGGTTCCCAGAGTAGAGGTAGGTAAACGCCTGTTTATACAAAGCAGAATAAATTACTGGCTTCATTAACAGGCGAAGGTCATCATTGTTGATAATAAATGTATGCTTGTTTTAAATAGTTGTGTTGTGTTTTACTAGGGCCTACTATTGCCATTCTCACTTGTTATGGCAGGGGGAGAGTTTTTACTTAATATTTCCACTTGTCTTGATTTTGGGGTCAGCATCTCGTTTCCTGAGAAACATCAACACCTAAAATACTTTCATGTTTGTGAAAATTGTACCCTGTTCTTCTTAAATCCTGACAAAAATGGACTTCAGTTTTACCCATGGCTTGGAGCTCCAGATGAAGCCCCCACCCCCAATTAGCTAACAGAATGAGGTAAAACATTCTCTGAAATCTTGAGGTTTGTCAACAACAAGGGCTGTCTTTCATCTTGCAAGATAATATGAAGATAACAGACCGATAAAAAATACTGAGAAATTACAAGCCTGCCCTCCTCAGACACTGACCTTGAAAACGTGCATAGCCAATATTCTCCCCACGGAAGCTCTTGATGAACTTGACCCCGTAGACTATGATGGGACGGCGGAGGATGTGCGCCAGAGCAAATATATGAATCTGCTCAAGGGCTGCCCCGGGCTGACCGGCAAGACTGAGCATCAGGGTCCAGTCCTGCTCCCACTGGTCATCATCTAGAGTGAACTGCATGCTCTCAACTTGCATTGATTCATACTCCTTCCAACGGGCAAAAAATCTGATGGTagaggggaaaaacaaaaatgaccgGTTAAAATTGTTAGTGTTAAGCCAAAAGTTCTGCTTAGGAAATTTctagctaagcaaaaaatgagtgggcacCAGTCAAAACAGTGTGAAGATTATtgaattttggctgataaccagtttctgctgagcaataaATTTGTTGGGCTTACATGTtatataaaattgggccatggaTACAAAGGACCACAAGACGTCGGACCTGTCCAGTCATTTGTTTATTGGCCAAGGGCTTAAATCAATGGCCTTGGTCCAGTGTCAAGCCCTGACTGGTCCCTTGTTGGGGAGATCatcaaacaaccaaacaaaccaaccaacaccccaacaaacaaacaaaaacatgttgaaaggtataccctccctttaaatttGAACTATTAAAAATCAATACAATGTATTATATCATTCAATGGCCTTCTAGTGAATATTTGTCTCCTGCTTGAAAAGATTGAATAGCATGTACCTTACACCACCTTCGTTGAGACTGTCCCCAAGAGCTCTCCGTAGTGCAGCGTCTGTATCAAACACACCCCATGTGGCCTGCAACACAGAGTCCAGCAGGCAGTCACCGGCAGTGCGGTTCCACAGGGCATACAGACGACTACCTAGGCTGTCAGCAACTTCAACACTCCAGTTAATGATCGGGGACTCCTGCTCTAATTCTAGAAACGTGAACAAGAAAATACAAAGCACCTGTCACTGGTTAGTTTATTATGCGTGCCGCAGTATTAAATATTTCCCAATTCTCCTAGCAGAAAGACAGACTCACACAGAGCACCACAGTTATTACAAAACATGGTGTGCCACCAGAGTGTTCCTTCAATGAAACTAGGCtttctgttgttttttctcacccatacactctttGCTTTGCCGAGATGTGGAACAATGAGCCATTTCAACAGCTTAAGTCCACGCAAACTGCACATATTGTGTATACTGCACATACTGCATCTGTtaggaactccttgcctggtgcatgcctggtgcatgtttcccttcatcctacaatctagactgttgtAAAAGGAGTAACAATTGCTATCTTCAGCTCTCCTCAGGagttatttacatttttaaatattttctttgtgTAGCCCAGGCCTGTTGCAAtgggcaatatctcaaaactgAAATAAGATATATTACCCTGCAAATTAGTATTAATGATGACTGACTGGTACATAAAGTGTAAGAAGAACTACCTTTTTGGACGTCTCTGTCTAGGAGTTCATCAAAGAGTTGACTCCTCACAGTAGGTGGAAGGTCCTCGATTTCTGTTGGAAAATTATTCGGACATACagattttaaaaagggaaaataatgtcacaaggcaacttggaggcaaccaagtATTTCACTATCCCCTGAAACAATATGAGGCTTATTAACCTGTGAATTTGTTTACTTCTTGGCGATTTGCATGGAAATGCTTGCCTATAAATTGGACCATTTAAATTGGCCTCTACAGGAGAAAGTGGAGGCAATGCACCATTTGGGTGTTAGATCTTAATCACAAGTTAacgcttaaatttgaatttctcaGACCAGAGAGATAGTTGCTATGGCACATGAttcgggcaagcttttgcattgCAAGTTGAGAGAAAGCAAACTCCTATACACAATTCTAAAtaaatgtgtatggcacaatggtactgTGGTTTGCTCATCAGGTAAAAGCCAAATCACAAAGAACTGGTTCTCACTACGCTCTAAACGAAATGTAGCCGAACGGGCTTTAACTGTTTTTAGGATGGATTCAGACTTTTtgagaactacatgtagtttgatgTGACCAAGCCTTAAATTAGTTTTATAATACATGCTTTGGGGTATAAAAACACTTACCTCcaggtaaaataaatgttaataaaTCTGTCACAAAGAAGCACAGGAAGTCCATTTTTCTCTGGCGTAAAGATCTTGCAATGTCCCTTCGTATACCACCGGCCAGGTCTGGGCAAACCTGGGAAGGTGGGCGCTTCACAACATTGCCGGTGACGTCTGGGGTCAGCAGCACTGCCACAAGATCCTCTCGTTTAAATCTAATTGCTAAATGCACTAACGTAAAACCAACGTCAAATGCACTGGGTCTATTGAGGAGAGTCACTTCGTCGCGGTTAAGCTGGCGCGTTGGGGAGCCCCCAGAGGTAAGATACGCTTCCACAACCCTCGGGTCTCCCTCCACAACACCCATGCAGGCATTGAGGAACAGCCAGTCGGACTTGCGCAAGCGCCTGCGTATCTGTTTAATGCGTCGGTCGTGGTCGGCTAGGTTGATTGTGCCGTGGCTGAGTGTAGACTGTGGATTTGGCTCAGGGGTCACCGATGGTAGGGACACTTGTTGAAGTTCCACATTAGAATCAGGACTCCTTGGCGGGGATATGGGTGGAGAGCTGCGGCTAGAGGCCTCAACGTTGCGTAGATTCTCTTCAATCAATGAACTGCTTGCAGCCATACCTGATTCCGGACTGTGCTTGCTGCGCATAAACATGCACAAAGCACACTTCTTTGCTCTGGGCCAGTTCTCATATGTACACGCTGGGCAGGCCCATTTCTTCACATTCTGGGAAATATTACGGTTACGGTCGTTATTACCAACTTGACTTGCTTCTGGCGGCTTGGGTAATCGTGGTAACCTGAAACCCTTTGGGGTACCTCTGCCCTTATTATCCGCTGTAGGGCTACTGCTGCTATGTAACGAATAACACAGGGCGCATTTGGTGGCCTGGGGCCAGTTCATGTAGGTGCAGATCGGGCAGGACCATTTTGCCGCCAGGGAAAGTGGTCCTCGGTGATCACTACCTGGAAGTATCAATGGTGCTGTCCTGGTACCAGTGGTTTTGGTACCAGTGGCCCTTGGTATTAACTCCCTCCGGGGCCCCTCTGGTGAGGTTGGGGCACTGATGTATTGAACAGGCCGGCGGGCTTGGCACAGAGTACACTTGATGGCACTGGGCCAATTGTTGTAGGTACAGTATTCGCATGTCCATTTCTTGTGGTCATCAGTCATGCTGACCTTCCAACCTCACAAATCTGAAATGGCAAGATGGGTGTCTCAAAAATTAAACCAAGTATGATTAAACggaataatattaattaaacgCACAGCTAGCTAGAAGTGTTGTCATGTACACTGGGTCATGAACAGGGCCTGATTTCACACAATTTCATTACTTCAGAATTATGTGAGGTAATGGGTAATGGTGttactgcagccgatttcacgaaacgctaggattgatcctatctcgagtttcgtcctaacttaggattaatcttaaggtctgcatgctacagtgcagggttgggactcgtcctacgattagtcttaagttaggaagagttttatgaaatcgatggctggtgTACCGTAGTGTAGAGTGTACTACTAGCAGCAGAGTACCAGGTAGcatgtaaaataataatattactgtAAATCCATAGTTCGATAACGTAACCATCCTCCCGACAGCGGggggagggttacattatcgcaactagcaaATCCATTGTCTCTTAATAATTTTTGTATCCAAAACGTGaaataaacttaaaacaatTCAAAGTCTAACTAAAAACTAAAGTCTTTAGTAAAGacacaaattcaaacattttcaaactatattttttatatgcaacaaaattcttgaaaaaacaaacaaccgtTCAAATTTATTTAGTTACCATGCAAACAAGAAACCcattaaataaattataatctTAATTGACAATGAGTATTGACATTCAAAAtcatggataactttccgtatggcgccaccactttttcacccttttttacaaaaagagatatctcattgagcttttttgaggtaaattagatactttattatttcatatcgaatgaaaaagcgccatacggaaacttttccaaaattatGAGTTTATTCAGTAGATTGTAGCACTAGTTAGCAGCATTACTAGAAAAACAGGTGAGCAGTGCACAGCTTGCTAGTGCTCAGTAGTGAATTATTGTTCATTGATTTACTGAACGTACTACTAGTACAGTGTTCAGTAAATCAatgaacaaaaattcacaaaataacTGGAGCATTCtctactttttatttatttctaaaagACACCGAATCCCCCGAAAAAGCAACATACCTCTTCTTCAACTTGACCACAACGCACCAACAAACTAAAACCAATCTTCTCGTCGCCCAAATAAGCTCCAAAAACCATCATAACAGCAGCATTCTGAGTGTTTCCCAACATCAACAAAgagtaagaaaaaaaacctacacggccattttattattattttgttcacatcaGCTGGCTCCCGCGGTTAACCACAATAACATTCATCATAATGTTGCGATATCAACTCTGACTTGCGATAACCAGCGAACTATTTCTATGGGGGCTTTACAAAATGACGTCACCATATCGCatcgaaacaaaaacaaacaaaactagaAGACAAGGAAAGAAAAATGAGCATTGAAATGAACGTATTATAAAAGATAAATTTACATTAACGAGTCTCAGAATATTAAAAAATGGAAGTAAAATGTGCCtcaattattaataattgtctAAACTAAAACTGTGCATCGATTTAATACGTCTGAAGTGGAGACTAGTTTCGAcagggtttatttatttatttgcaaaatatCAACGCTTGGCGGCGCCCTTAAGAAAATACGGTTAGgttcattaatttgttgaacGTTTACAAAACGGATCCCTACAAAACaaggtttgttggtttgtttagatgatcttcccatcaagggaactcggcaaactcccccACAAGGGGATATTAAACACCAAGCATGAGTCTATGAAATTTATGAAATTTATATGAGTTGTTTTTCTTGCGTTTGGTTGAACAACTCGGCCTTTGCATGTATTTTCCATGCGCGTGATTAGCAGACgacacaacaaaaaattaacaattataaACGCGCCTACCCTTCAGTCACTGTACAAGAATGTCCAATAATTTAGCAAAAGCAGAATGATATTCGCCGCACAAACCTATTTTATATGCATGTCCACATTTAATGTGGATGTCCACTTCTTTTCTTAGTTCTACATACAACCAAAACTTAAAAAGTTATCGTTCTCAACATTCCTCATTTCAATCTTTTatgggttgttttattttaaattaaaggggGTGTCCTGATGTGGAGGCAGCGTTGTGCCGTCCTTGAGGCAGCGCGGCCCTGTTTTGGTTAAACGATgtaag
The sequence above is drawn from the Asterias rubens chromosome 9, eAstRub1.3, whole genome shotgun sequence genome and encodes:
- the LOC117294551 gene encoding ubiquitin thioesterase zranb1-B-like — protein: MTDDHKKWTCEYCTYNNWPSAIKCTLCQARRPVQYISAPTSPEGPRRELIPRATGTKTTGTRTAPLILPGSDHRGPLSLAAKWSCPICTYMNWPQATKCALCYSLHSSSSPTADNKGRGTPKGFRLPRLPKPPEASQVGNNDRNRNISQNVKKWACPACTYENWPRAKKCALCMFMRSKHSPESGMAASSSLIEENLRNVEASSRSSPPISPPRSPDSNVELQQVSLPSVTPEPNPQSTLSHGTINLADHDRRIKQIRRRLRKSDWLFLNACMGVVEGDPRVVEAYLTSGGSPTRQLNRDEVTLLNRPSAFDVGFTLVHLAIRFKREDLVAVLLTPDVTGNVVKRPPSQVCPDLAGGIRRDIARSLRQRKMDFLCFFVTDLLTFILPGEIEDLPPTVRSQLFDELLDRDVQKELEQESPIINWSVEVADSLGSRLYALWNRTAGDCLLDSVLQATWGVFDTDAALRRALGDSLNEGGVRFFARWKEYESMQVESMQFTLDDDQWEQDWTLMLSLAGQPGAALEQIHIFALAHILRRPIIVYGVKFIKSFRGENIGYARFQGVYLPLLWEPSFCWKSPITLGYTRGHFSALVPMETESDENQGAGANLNTDDETQTVYLPLTDFEGKLLPIHFITPLELGSEERLLNEWFDGCYTAGGVFVAQQVHHKRRPVLIGQMLEEWLQRYRRIAHQL